From the genome of Clavelina lepadiformis chromosome 2, kaClaLepa1.1, whole genome shotgun sequence:
TGAACAAAGTTTTGCTCTTAGCAAAAAGTTAAGTTTCATTTGAAAGGCTTTTACTTCCCGGTACATTTCATGAGCAAATATACCTTTACCTTGAAGTTTCGTGTGCAGTTCGTTTATCTTTTGCATTATGCCGACAGAAAATGCAAAATCACATGCCCATTCCTTATGCCCCATTTTCCTTAAAAAGtaacaagaaatatttttaatattgaaAAACATGACAATCTCTGTTTTGATCCTCCATGTTCTCCGAGACATAAGTATGGCTTCTATTTTCGATTAAACTTCAGGCTTTGTTTGGGCTGTGCATATTTAGGTTATGTTTAAAAAGGTAAGGTAAATAGACCAATCCAATTCAGTACCAACCAAAAGCATATATGCAAAAaaggttttgaaaaaactttcagACCCCACTCATGAGCCGTAAAGTTTTCACttaaaaattggaaaattttcCAAACTGGAAATTGTGAGaaacttaaatttatagcactgtgagaaattaaaaatatttttttttaatattcttgTAAATATGACATCAGCAAACAtctttaaaaagtatttttccaTTGTGTTTAGTTACTAAAGCAGGATTGTACCTCTAAAATTTGCACAACTTATAGTTCGTATATATGCCACATTTTGGATTTTGTTCATCATAAATTTAGGCTACGGTTCTGAAGCCCAATTTGTTGCTTCTATAATACTGAGCGATTATATATACAGCACACAATGAATGCAACAGCAAAAAGTGATAAGAAAATTGTTATCAAGATTTTGCCATAAACTAAACCCGACAATACAATTTAGTGATTTTTAGAGTAGTAATGTTGACCTCAACTAGTATGGTTTGTCAATAGCATTTGGCTACAGCTCTTTTCTAGTCTGATGAACACTCATTTGAGTATTTGACTAGTAATAAAGGTTATTTCCTGTTCCAGCATTCTTACATTTAAATATGGAAAGGTGGGTAGGTAAGGTGGCTTTAATTACTGGGGCTTCAGAGGGCATTggtgcttcaatagctgaaaAATTAGTTCAGAGTGAAATGAAAGTGATTGGTTGTGCAAGAAATATAGACAAGCTCAATAAAACTGCATCCAAAATCAACAATGTTGGGCCTGGTGAGATGTATCCGTATCAGTGTGATTTAAATGAAGAATCTCAGGTACTTGGAATGTTTCAGTTCATCagagaaaagtttaaaactctGCATGTATGTGTAAACAATGCTGCTGTGATCCATGACACGTCAATTTTGGAAGGAAAAACAGAAGTATGCTGTTTGTTTGTATATTGTACTTGTAGAGGAAAGTGCTATGTTACAGGCCTGTAAGAGGTGTTAATTTAAAGTTCTGTGTTACTATATCTAACTAGCAACTATATCTAACCAAAGCGCTTTGCTGGGCCGAAAAGatatcaattttttaaatgagtCCCGCACATTGAATAATTATGTGATAAAGTCATTGCTCTTAGCCTAGTTCAGATAGCGTAAATGGATATTAGagctttatttattattttgtggCCCATACCTTACACACCCGACTTGTTGTTTTCTCTAGTACAGCACTTTGTTAATTGATTGTAATTTGTAAGTCATTTCTTTGTGGTAAATTTGTCAGATACTAAACATATGACTTGAACAAAGTATGTAAGGTATGGGCCACAAATAATTTCAGGAGACTTAAATATTGCTAACTTAGGTATGTATATGTATAAAAAAGACAAATAGTTTGTATTGTTTCTTAATTGTATGTGTGTCATGTAAAATTAGGCACAAAACTGTATGTTTAAGGTTgagtaattaattattttatagtATGCTTGACGATTAAATACTCAATTGTTTAACTGTGTATAATATCATACAAACGCTTATTGACAGGAATGGAAACATATGCTGAATGTCAATGTATTAGCAGTACTGATATGTTCAAGGGAGTCAGTTAAGCTCATGAGGGAGTCAGAAGTGGATGATGGGCACATCATTAATTTGAACAGTGTGGCTGGGCATCGCATTGTCCATAAACCTCTGTATGGTATTACAAAGTTTGCTTTGAGTGCAATCAACCAGGGTCTTAGGGTTGAGTTGATTGGAGCAAAAACTCATATCCGTTCAACACAGATTTCACCTGGATTTGTGGAAACCTATCTTTTGGACAAGTTAGTAAATTTATACATGTTTTCCATGAAATTCTATGTCGAGAATGCAGTGGTTTTTTTTATACAGTATGatatttgtatttatattgtgTTCTTTACAAATACATACAGTAAGTTTAAGgcataaaaaattgttattcAAATCATTTTGTTTCCCAACCTTATCAAGAGTTTATCCTGGACAAGGAAAATGTGATAAGCTATTTTCGGAAATGGAATGCTTGAAGACAGAAGATATTTCTGAAGcagttttgtatgttttggGATCTCACCCTCGCGTTAATGTCAATGATATCATCATTCGACCAACAGAACAACTTGAGTAAAATTCTTGCATTTACTATGAAAACCTAAATATTGTCGGTTGTTATTTTTACCATATGTTCTATTTGTATCACATTtctttagtttttatgtaatCAAGGATTTTTGTTCGGTAACCAAGCTCCAAGTAATAATTGCAGAAGAACATCATACAAATGGTTATAATAGAAAGTTTATAACACAACTTAAAACTTACTATATATCATGATTGTAGTAAAAATAGTGTTGCCATTTGGCAACTTTTAACCTCGCACAGTGAGTCTCTGATGTTTACTGTAACTTTGTGTGTCGTGTTGGTACTGTGTGTTCCTGTTATTTCAGGAGTCATTTCCTGTTAGCTGTATGCATTTGCCAGGAAATGCAAGTTAATGAtccaataataattaattaattaataagtGTTTTAATGATATGCACTTTCCTTGCCACACATACTTACGTTCaattttgcttataattacAGCTTGTTTATACTGTTTTAAGTGTAAATGATGTAGTGCAGAGAATCGACTGACCATGTACCAAACTTGTCGTACTACTGACGGTACCAACTACCTTatcatacagtatataacGTATTAATCCATAAGTGTGTCagctttttttaaacttttgggCTGTATCAATATTCCATTTGGGTTCGATTGTGTCAGAAATTTCAAGAAAGTTGCTGCTTGTTTTTTACTGTTCTACTCATTTCTGCATGGTACCTAGTTGTATTGCTTGCGGTTGACTTTTTCAtacttaaaatgtttcagttcACGGTTACCCTAGATTTGTGGCATACTTCTTAATGGACAAATTTGTGCTACAAGTAGAAGTAATACTGAcattttagtttttgaagttCAAGGTTGTTCCGATAAATATGGAAAAAGATTTCTTAAATGATGACTTGACTTGGTTTGTTATTGTGTGTTGATTAGCAAAAATGTTgagaaaaatttttatgtaggCTTTATTGTTCATTAATATTGCATACTTTCTTactaatgaaatgtttttgtatttctcaCATGTCTCTATTACATTTCGCACACACAAACACTgaaaacaatagaaaacagTTATTAACCTGATGTAGTAATACCGTGGGGTAGTACATTATACCCgtatttgcttttgttttttggaCTTTAATGTTCATTATGCATACGAGTTGTAACTCCCAACACTTCATTACATCTATTTCATTAGGATTGCTACATACTGGTAACAAAGCTTCAGAAACGCTTTTCATTCTCACTCTCATTTTTCTATTAATTATGCAAGTTTTCTTACGCTTAAGTCAACGTCAACAGATAAGCACTTAATGCTTTTGTATTATGGTgtttatgcaaaatgttttacaaatgCAGTGTTTAATTAAAGGATTGTGTTTCATGGGCCaaataatttttagttttggtaaatttaaacatatatacataaaatAGTATTTGATGCAGAATGTTGTATATGCAAGCGAAATGCTTGAAAATGTGATTGTTTGACATTGTATTACACCAATGCCAAAAATGTATGGactgtttttgttaaatactatatgttaataaataataataatcaactaATGGATCATAAACAAAACTGTGAAGATTGTGTGCTGAAACGTTTTCCTGGAGAACACATATCATTACTGTTGTTAACCTCCATtgttaacaaatattttgcagctAGGTGAATTGGATTTGTATATATAGTTGCAATGATCAGAACAGGGATTGTATTGAAATACTTTTAACAATGTCAAAGCAACCTGGACGTGGATTGGAAAG
Proteins encoded in this window:
- the LOC143445548 gene encoding dehydrogenase/reductase SDR family member 11-like → MERWVGKVALITGASEGIGASIAEKLVQSEMKVIGCARNIDKLNKTASKINNVGPGEMYPYQCDLNEESQVLGMFQFIREKFKTLHVCVNNAAVIHDTSILEGKTEEWKHMLNVNVLAVLICSRESVKLMRESEVDDGHIINLNSVAGHRIVHKPLYGITKFALSAINQGLRVELIGAKTHIRSTQISPGFVETYLLDKVYPGQGKCDKLFSEMECLKTEDISEAVLYVLGSHPRVNVNDIIIRPTEQLE